The sequence GCGCCAGCTCCTCGCGCAGGGGGGCGAGCAGGGGCTCGCCCATCCGGAACAGGCCGCCGGTCAGGGCCACTTCACCGGTCTCGCTGACGTCGTCGCCCTGGCCGTCCGGTCCGGCGGACACCGGACACACGGCCGCAGCCGCCTCGGCGACATGGCCCGCCGCCTGCCGCAGAATGCCGGCGGCGACCGCATCCGCTCCGGCGCACGCCGCCACCTCCGGGGCGAAGGAGGCCAGCACGGCGGGGCGGTCGGAACGCGGGTAGAGCAGCCCCGGCAGCTCCTCCGGCGGCCCGAACACGGCCCGCAGCCGGTCCAGCAGGGCGGCGGAACCGCCGCGCCGCCCGTCATGGGCACGCATCGCCGCGTCCAGCCCGGCCCGGCCGATCCACGCACCGCCGCCGCTGTCACCCAGAAGATGACCCCAGCCGTCGGCCCGGTGCCACTCCTTCAGGTCCGTGCCGAGGGCGATCATGCCCGTCCCGCCCGCCACGACCGCGCCGGGGCGCTGTCCCACCGCACCGGCGTAGGCCGTCACCGCGTCGGCGGCCAGCGCGACCCGGCGTACCCCCAGCGCGTCCGCGAGCGTGCCGGGAAGCTCCGCCCGCAACCGCTCGCCCAGTGTGGCCATCCCGGCGGCCCCGACCGCC is a genomic window of Streptomyces sp. YPW6 containing:
- a CDS encoding N-acetylglucosamine kinase, with the translated sequence MTHAASAVPRAVPAGSGAYVLGVDSGGSGLRVALGRVEDPGPLVTTVCAEPVRTGPGGIDAGHLLDQLLPAARELLDRAASAGPAEARSGAARDRATAADGTSPLEVVAVAVGAAGMATLGERLRAELPGTLADALGVRRVALAADAVTAYAGAVGQRPGAVVAGGTGMIALGTDLKEWHRADGWGHLLGDSGGGAWIGRAGLDAAMRAHDGRRGGSAALLDRLRAVFGPPEELPGLLYPRSDRPAVLASFAPEVAACAGADAVAAGILRQAAGHVAEAAAAVCPVSAGPDGQGDDVSETGEVALTGGLFRMGEPLLAPLREELARLLPGARVTTATGDPLTGALRIARALAIGDLRLPRHPTMLFVPLEQESGQGGRTAVCEEPRPS